The sequence CGCAAAGACTGGATCTGACGAGAACGCCACAGAACCGGCGGCCACGACGACCTCCCCGACGCTCACGACTCCGTACAGCAGGTGGCCGCCCGCGCCAGGGGTGCACCGGCAGGCCTACGGGTACGGTGCCGGGACCGGCCGCCGGCCTCTCGTCCGGCCGGTTCACGTGCGAAGGAGGACCTCTCATGACGATGGGTGCCGCGGAACCTGCCCCGGACAACGAGCAGGCCACACTGCCCGGACGGGCCGCAGCCCTGGTCGAGTTACTTCGGCGCAATGCCGCCCGCACCGAACAGGACCGCTGTGTCGCTGCGGAGAACATCACGGCACTCGATGAGGCCGGCCTGTTCAGCCTCGCCGTTCCCCGGCGGCTCGGCGGCCACCAGGAGAGCATCCGCACGCTGGTCGAAGTGAGTTCCGAACTCGGCCGAGGCTGCGGATCGACTGCCTGGACCACCAGCTTGATCAACATCTCGGGCTGGCTCATCGGTCTCTATCCCCAACGCGCGCAGCGTGAGGTCTACGCGCAGGATCCCGGCACGCGCGCCTGTGCGGTCCTGCCACCCCATGGCACCGGCGAGACAGCCGACGCAGGCAGCATCGTCACCGGACGGTGGGGCTTCGCCTCCGGCTGTCTCCACGCCCGATGGGCGCTGCTCGGCATGACAGTCACGGGCGAGCGAGGCGACCGCCTGGACCAGGCACTGGCCCTGGTCCCGGTGGACGAGCTGACGATCGAGGACACCTGGCACGTCGCCGGGATGCGCGGTACCGGCAGCAACACCCTCATCGCAGACGGCGTGTTTGTTCCGGCCCACCGCATTCTGTCGGTCACCCATGCGCTCCAGGGCACTTATGCGACCGAGTTCAAGGACGAGACCCTGTACCGCGCGGCGTTCGTCCCCACGCTCGCCCTGTCGCTCGCCGGCCCGCTGCTGGGCCTGGCCCGCGGCGCGATGGAGCTGGTGCTGGCCTCCCTCGCCACGGGCCGGGGCATTTCGCATACGCACTACACACAGGCGCGCCAGGCACCCTCCACCCAGATGCAGCTCGCCGAGGCAGCATCATTGATCGACACTGCCACCCTGCACCTGATGCGTGCCGCGGACGATGTCGACAGCTGGGCGGCGAGCGGCCAGTGCATGCCCGTGGTCAACCGGACCCGGGCGCGCATGGATATCGGCACAGTCGCCCGCTGCTCACGAGATGCACTGGACCTGCTCCTGAGCGCTCAAGGGGCCCGGGGTTTCGCCGACGACAGTCCACTGCAGCGCATCTGGCGGGATCTGGAGACTGGTACGCGGCATGCCATGGTCAACCCCGCCATCGCCACCGAGATGTACGGCCGGGCCCTGCTCGGTATCGAGGACCAGATCACCCCGCTGATCTGAACGGGCGGCGCCCGACGACGGAGGATGGTCAGTGAGGATTTCCAGTCACCGCCGACGGTGCACCTGGCCACGACAGCTCATGGGCACAAGTCAGCCTGCGAGCAGGGTGTCGAGCCAGTCGAAGGTGCGCTGGTGGAACAGGGAGAGCGCGCCCTCGTGGCAGTGCTCGCCCGCGCCCTCGTCCTCCCGGAAGGTGATCAGCTCCTTCTGGCAGGTCAGCTCGTCGAACAGGCGCTGCGGCTGCCCCTTGAAGAACTGGTCGTTCTCGGCGTCGAGTACGAGTGTCGGACAGGTGATGTGGTCGGCGACACCCGCCATGGTGTACGCCTCGGTCGCCTTGACCATCTCGTCGAGACCGGACACGCCGAGGGTCCAGCGGCCGTTGCGCACGATCCACCGCACCTGGGTGTTGTGCGCCATCAACGCCTCGATACCGCCGGGCATCGAGGCTGCGCGACTGGCGAGTGCGGCGATGACCTCGTGGAAGTCCCAGATGCCGTCGTGCAGCACGCACGCAGCCAGGCGGTGCTCGAAGGCGGCCGCCCTCGCGGCGAGGTAGCCGCCCAGGCTCGTGCCGACCAGCACGAGCCGCTCGGAATCCGCCTCGGGCAGGGTGAGGGCGAAGTCGACGACGGGGGTGACCACGGCCTCCCAGTCCGGCCTGAAGTGCAGGCCCTGTTCACGGACGGTGCTGCCCTGGCCGGGGCCGTCGAAGGCGATGACGTTGTAGCCGCGGCGCAGCGCACCTGCGGCCAGCGCCAGGTAGTTCTCCTCCAGTGTGGAGTCGTATCCGCCGTGGTAGAGCAGGGTCGGGCGCGGGGTGCCCGAATCGTCGACGAGGAAAAGGTAGCCAGGAAGCGTGGTGTCCTCGTAGGGGATGCGCAGGGCGCGGGCCGGAGTGTCGAGCAGGGCGGCGGCGTCGGCGAAGGTCTGCTGGGAGGCCTTGGCGAGCCGCGCCGACTCGGCGTCGGCTGCGGGATTCTCGCGGCGGTAGAAGTCGGCGGTGCGGTAGTAGTTGGACGCGCGCAGCAGCGCCTCCCGGGCGCTGACTCGGTGACCGGCGGCCAGTGCGTCCCGGCCGATGCGTTCGATGCGCGCCGCCGTCGCGGCCCACTGGGCCGACCAGGCCTCCTCGTCCGCCTCCGGGATCTGCCGGCAGGTGACCAGGACCTCGCCGAGGTCGGCGCCGCCGTAGGCGGCGTAGCCCGCGGCGCGCAGTGCCTCGAAGGAGAAGGATTCGTCGTCGTAGAGGAATTTCATGATCGGCTCCCTTCCATCAATGGAACGGAACGGTAACGTTCCGTCTCGCTCAAAGCTAACACATGGAACGGGACCGTTCCGTTCGTTATGCTCGGGAGCATGACAGTGCAGGAGAAGAAGGGCCGGTCGGCGACCGGCGGGGCGGTCCTGCGGCAGCAGGTGACCGAGGCGATCACCGACGCAGCCTTCGCCGAACTCGCCGAGGCCGGGTACGCGCGGATGTCGATGGAGTCGGTGGCCCGGCGCGCCGGCGTGGGCAAGGCCGCGCTCTACCGGCGCTGGCCCTCGAAGCAGGCGATGGTCACCGAGCTGGTCCGCAGCAAGGTCACCGACGCGCTCCCGCCCACACCGGCCACCGGCGCCCTGCACACCGACCTGCGCGAGCTGCTCGCCACCTTCCGTGACCAACTGGCTCATCCGCTGCTCGCCCGGATCGCGGCCGGACTGCTCGCCGAAGCCAGTCACGACGGTGCTCTGGCGGAGGGGCTCTACACCGGAGTGACCGCACCGCGGCGGGCGGCGGCTCGCGCGATACTGCAGGGCGCGATGGACCGCGGCGAACTCCCCCCGGCGTTGGATCTGGATCTCGGCACGGACCTGCTGATCGCACCGCTCGCATTCCGCGTACTGGTCATACAGGGCCTCAGTGACGACGAGTATCTGGAAACGCTGACCAACGCGATTGAGGCAGCGCTGAAGGCAGCCGTCCGCTAGTGCCCCGGCCAGTGCCGCCGTGTTCGCGACGATGTCGCCGAACCCGGGTTCTCCGAGCTTTGCCGGCTTCGGCGAGGCAGGTGGTGCAGGTGGCCGGTGTCAGCGTCGGGCGCGCGGGTGCAGCGAGCGATCGGCGACAGTCACGGTGATCAGGGCGGCGCTGATGCCGACCATGATCCAGGCCATCAGGTGGAGGCCGTGATCGGTGACGTGCGTGTGGAACACGATGCCAGTGATGGCCGAGGAGGCGATGGAGCCCATGTAGGCGAAGGTACGCAGCAGACCCGAGGCGGTGCCGAGTTGTTGATGGGGAGCCTGGTCGTACAGGACGGTCTGGTTGCCGGCCGAAGCGGCGCCCATCGAGATGCCGAACACAACGGTCAGGACAACGACCAGGCCGATCCAGGTCGATGAGGTCAACAGGAGAGCGCCCGCCGACCCCGCCACGCACGTCAGCGCGGCGGCGATCAGCGGTCCTCGTACGAGATTGCGTCGCGACACCGGCGAGATGACCACCGCGGACACCAGGGTCATGGGCAGCAGGAGCAGCCCGGATTCGGTCTCGGACAGGCCGCGTACGGCCTCAGTCCATTGCGTGAGTCCGTAGAGCACGATGTAGACGCACAGCATCACCAGGCCGAAACGCAGATAGGTTCGGGTCAGAGCCCGGTTGGCCGCGAGCAGGCGCACGTCGAGGAATGGGGTGGCGGCACGCAACTCCCACAGGGCGAGCGCCGCTCCCGCTGCCACCGCGA comes from Streptomyces sp. FXJ1.172 and encodes:
- a CDS encoding acyl-CoA dehydrogenase family protein gives rise to the protein MTMGAAEPAPDNEQATLPGRAAALVELLRRNAARTEQDRCVAAENITALDEAGLFSLAVPRRLGGHQESIRTLVEVSSELGRGCGSTAWTTSLINISGWLIGLYPQRAQREVYAQDPGTRACAVLPPHGTGETADAGSIVTGRWGFASGCLHARWALLGMTVTGERGDRLDQALALVPVDELTIEDTWHVAGMRGTGSNTLIADGVFVPAHRILSVTHALQGTYATEFKDETLYRAAFVPTLALSLAGPLLGLARGAMELVLASLATGRGISHTHYTQARQAPSTQMQLAEAASLIDTATLHLMRAADDVDSWAASGQCMPVVNRTRARMDIGTVARCSRDALDLLLSAQGARGFADDSPLQRIWRDLETGTRHAMVNPAIATEMYGRALLGIEDQITPLI
- a CDS encoding TetR/AcrR family transcriptional regulator, translating into MTVQEKKGRSATGGAVLRQQVTEAITDAAFAELAEAGYARMSMESVARRAGVGKAALYRRWPSKQAMVTELVRSKVTDALPPTPATGALHTDLRELLATFRDQLAHPLLARIAAGLLAEASHDGALAEGLYTGVTAPRRAAARAILQGAMDRGELPPALDLDLGTDLLIAPLAFRVLVIQGLSDDEYLETLTNAIEAALKAAVR
- a CDS encoding alpha/beta hydrolase family protein, producing the protein MKFLYDDESFSFEALRAAGYAAYGGADLGEVLVTCRQIPEADEEAWSAQWAATAARIERIGRDALAAGHRVSAREALLRASNYYRTADFYRRENPAADAESARLAKASQQTFADAAALLDTPARALRIPYEDTTLPGYLFLVDDSGTPRPTLLYHGGYDSTLEENYLALAAGALRRGYNVIAFDGPGQGSTVREQGLHFRPDWEAVVTPVVDFALTLPEADSERLVLVGTSLGGYLAARAAAFEHRLAACVLHDGIWDFHEVIAALASRAASMPGGIEALMAHNTQVRWIVRNGRWTLGVSGLDEMVKATEAYTMAGVADHITCPTLVLDAENDQFFKGQPQRLFDELTCQKELITFREDEGAGEHCHEGALSLFHQRTFDWLDTLLAG